From the bacterium genome, the window ATTTCCCCGCAGAGAACTGGTGGAAAAATATTCCTCAAGCTACAGGTACGAATGGCACTTTGGAGTTTCTTCCATCAGGACATCGGTAGGTTGCCCCTTTAAATGCAGTTTTTGTTCAGTTGATGCTCTGTCCGGAGGCAAATATTTAA encodes:
- a CDS encoding radical SAM protein, giving the protein FPRRELVEKYSSSYRYEWHFGVSSIRTSVGCPFKCSFCSVDALSGGKYLKRSVENIVSELETITSRVVYFTDDESMIEYERMFLLAEMIQRAGNKKK